From a region of the Streptacidiphilus albus JL83 genome:
- a CDS encoding thiolase family protein: MPRTARDVVFVDGVRTPFGKAGPKGIYAETRADDLVIKAIRELLRRNPGLDPALVDEVAIAATTQIGDQGLTLGRSAALLAGLPKTVPGYSIDRMCAGAMTAATSVAGGIAFGAYDIAIAGGVEHMGRHPMGEGVDPNPRFLSEKVVDESALFMGMTAENLHDRFPHLTKERCDAYAVRSQEKAAKAYANNKIQPDLVPVAVRRTNEAAGETGWGLATVDEPMRPGTTMESLAGLKTPFRPHGRITAGNAAGLNDGATASLLAAEDVARELGLPVKMRMVSYAFVGVEPEVMGIGPVPATEKALAKAGLTIADIGAFEINEAFAIQVLSMLDHFGIADDDERINPYGGAIAYGHPLASSGVRLMTQLARRFEERPDVRYGLTSMCIGMGMGGTVIWENPNFAAEGGK; encoded by the coding sequence GTGCCTCGTACCGCGAGGGACGTCGTCTTCGTCGACGGCGTCCGCACCCCGTTCGGCAAAGCAGGACCGAAGGGCATCTACGCCGAGACCCGCGCCGACGATCTGGTGATCAAGGCCATCCGCGAGCTGCTCCGCCGCAACCCCGGACTGGACCCGGCGCTGGTCGACGAGGTCGCCATCGCCGCCACCACCCAGATCGGCGACCAGGGGCTGACCCTGGGCCGCTCCGCCGCGCTGCTGGCGGGGCTGCCCAAGACCGTCCCCGGCTACTCGATCGACCGGATGTGCGCGGGCGCGATGACCGCCGCCACCTCGGTCGCCGGCGGCATCGCCTTCGGCGCCTACGACATCGCCATCGCCGGCGGCGTCGAGCACATGGGCCGTCACCCCATGGGCGAGGGCGTCGACCCCAACCCGCGCTTCCTGTCCGAGAAGGTCGTCGACGAGTCGGCGCTGTTCATGGGCATGACCGCGGAGAACCTGCACGACCGCTTCCCGCACCTGACCAAGGAGCGGTGCGACGCCTACGCCGTCCGCAGCCAGGAGAAGGCCGCGAAGGCGTACGCCAACAACAAGATCCAGCCCGACCTGGTCCCGGTCGCGGTGCGCCGCACCAACGAGGCGGCCGGCGAGACCGGCTGGGGCCTGGCCACGGTCGACGAGCCGATGCGCCCGGGCACCACCATGGAGTCGCTGGCGGGTCTGAAGACCCCGTTCCGCCCGCACGGCCGGATCACCGCCGGCAACGCGGCCGGCCTCAACGACGGCGCGACGGCCTCGCTGCTCGCCGCCGAGGACGTGGCCCGCGAGCTCGGCCTGCCGGTCAAGATGCGGATGGTCTCCTACGCCTTCGTCGGCGTCGAGCCCGAGGTGATGGGCATCGGCCCGGTCCCGGCGACCGAGAAGGCGCTGGCCAAGGCCGGTCTCACGATCGCCGACATCGGCGCGTTCGAGATCAACGAGGCCTTCGCGATCCAGGTGCTCTCGATGCTGGACCACTTCGGCATCGCCGACGACGACGAGCGGATCAACCCCTACGGCGGCGCGATCGCCTACGGCCACCCGCTCGCCTCCTCCGGCGTCCGGCTGATGACCCAGCTGGCGCGGCGCTTCGAGGAGCGCCCCGACGTCCGCTACGGCCTGACCTCCATGTGCATCGGCATGGGCATGGGCGGAACGGTCATCTGGGAGAACCCGAACTTCGCAGCAGAGGGCGGCAAGTGA
- a CDS encoding HRDC domain-containing protein codes for MTDAREATTDTTDAPGVTDEGGPVPLLEPREGIPPVVADADALAEIVSRFAAGTGPVAIDAERASGYRYGQRAYLVQLRREGAGSTLIDPVGCPDLSALGAALADTEWVLHAATQDLPCLGELGMHPTTLFDTELAGRIAGFPRVGLGPMVENVLGLTLEKGHSAVDWSTRPLPEPWLRYAALDVEVLVDLRNALEAELAAQSKLDWALQEFAAIAAAPPAPPRVDPWRRTSGVHKIRRRRQLAAVRELWQLRDRLARERDISPGRLLSDAAIISAAMAMPANANALQALQGFGPRVHRRALEQWMTAVDAARELPETQLPPATAPHEGPPPPRSWADKDPAAAARLSAAREAVGALAESLNIPQENLVSPELVRRVSWTPPAGPDAEGVAEALRGHGARAWQVELVAPVVARAFAAADGGGKG; via the coding sequence GTGACCGACGCCCGCGAAGCAACGACCGACACCACAGATGCCCCAGGCGTCACCGACGAAGGCGGCCCGGTCCCGCTGCTCGAACCCAGGGAGGGCATCCCTCCCGTGGTCGCGGACGCGGACGCGCTCGCGGAGATAGTGTCGCGGTTCGCCGCAGGCACCGGACCGGTCGCGATCGACGCCGAGCGGGCCTCCGGCTACCGCTACGGGCAGCGCGCCTACCTGGTGCAGCTGCGCCGCGAGGGCGCCGGATCCACCCTGATCGACCCCGTCGGCTGCCCCGACCTGTCCGCACTCGGCGCCGCACTGGCGGACACCGAGTGGGTGCTCCACGCCGCCACCCAGGACCTGCCCTGCCTGGGCGAGCTGGGGATGCATCCGACCACCCTGTTCGACACCGAGCTGGCCGGCCGGATCGCCGGGTTCCCCCGGGTGGGCCTGGGCCCGATGGTGGAGAACGTGCTCGGGCTGACCCTGGAGAAGGGCCACTCGGCGGTGGACTGGTCCACCCGTCCGCTGCCCGAGCCCTGGCTGCGCTACGCCGCGCTCGACGTCGAGGTGCTGGTGGACCTGCGGAACGCGCTGGAGGCCGAGCTCGCCGCCCAGTCCAAGCTGGACTGGGCGCTGCAGGAGTTCGCCGCGATCGCCGCCGCCCCGCCGGCCCCGCCCCGGGTCGACCCCTGGCGGCGCACCTCCGGGGTGCACAAGATCCGCCGCCGCCGACAGCTGGCCGCCGTGCGCGAGCTCTGGCAGCTGCGCGACCGACTGGCCCGGGAGCGCGACATCTCCCCCGGACGGCTGCTCTCGGACGCGGCGATCATCTCGGCGGCGATGGCCATGCCGGCCAACGCCAACGCGCTCCAGGCGCTCCAGGGCTTCGGCCCGCGGGTGCACCGGCGGGCGCTGGAGCAGTGGATGACCGCGGTCGACGCCGCCCGCGAGCTGCCGGAGACCCAGCTGCCGCCGGCCACCGCCCCGCACGAGGGACCGCCGCCGCCCCGCTCCTGGGCGGACAAGGACCCGGCCGCCGCGGCCCGGCTCTCCGCCGCCCGCGAGGCGGTCGGCGCCCTCGCCGAGTCGTTGAACATCCCGCAGGAGAACCTGGTCTCGCCGGAGCTGGTCCGCCGGGTCTCCTGGACCCCGCCCGCCGGGCCGGACGCCGAGGGCGTGGCGGAGGCCCTGCGCGGGCACGGGGCCCGGGCCTGGCAGGTGGAGCTGGTCGCCCCGGTGGTCGCCCGCGCCTTCGCCGCCGCGGACGGCGGCGGCAAAGGATAG
- a CDS encoding DUF3000 domain-containing protein, with amino-acid sequence MAAVSGHPANEDGVTGVPSAFQEAVAALRAARLRPEVVLGETPAPRKLAPYAFALTATVEADGEELADGQLVLLHEPNGHEAWQGEFRLVSLGRAELEPEMAQDPLLPEVSWDWLTDSLAQQGAGYTAPSGTVSRCSSHYFGGLAERPSSTDIEIRASWTPVTSGPADFTAHLRAWCELLCLCAGLPPHVPGSAAARTVALPTRRRPH; translated from the coding sequence ATGGCAGCGGTCAGCGGGCACCCCGCGAATGAGGACGGAGTGACCGGCGTTCCGTCGGCCTTCCAAGAGGCCGTGGCCGCGCTGCGGGCGGCCCGGCTGCGCCCGGAGGTGGTGCTCGGGGAGACCCCGGCGCCACGCAAACTCGCCCCCTACGCCTTCGCGTTGACCGCCACGGTCGAGGCGGACGGCGAGGAGCTGGCGGACGGTCAGCTGGTGCTGCTGCACGAGCCGAACGGGCACGAGGCCTGGCAGGGCGAGTTCCGGCTGGTCTCGCTGGGCCGGGCCGAGCTGGAGCCGGAGATGGCGCAGGACCCGCTGCTGCCCGAGGTCAGCTGGGACTGGCTGACCGATTCACTGGCCCAGCAGGGCGCCGGGTACACGGCCCCCAGCGGCACGGTCTCGCGCTGCTCCTCGCACTACTTCGGCGGTCTGGCCGAGCGCCCGAGCAGCACCGACATCGAGATCCGCGCCTCCTGGACGCCGGTGACCTCCGGCCCGGCCGACTTCACCGCGCATCTGCGGGCCTGGTGCGAGCTGCTGTGCCTGTGCGCCGGGCTCCCGCCCCACGTGCCCGGATCGGCCGCGGCCAGGACGGTCGCGCTGCCGACCCGCCGCCGCCCGCACTGA